GTCCGCAATTCACGATGAGTGATTACAAGATACCAATAATCGAGCCGACTATAGACTACACAAAGGTGTCGACAATGAGATTCTACACGTTTCTACCGTGTGCATAAACACACGGCATCGAGAAACTGATGACGTTCGTTAGGGATGATAATCGGTGCAGGGAGCATGCTTGAAATGATTTTGTATATTCTAGGTACCGCCGATCAACCAAAAACGAACGGTCTCTTTTATAAATCACTTTATCACTCATACCGTTacgtttttgaataaatttgccCTGTGTTGCGAGGAGAGATTGTTCGAGTTTGAAAATAAGTTGCAAAAATTAGAAGCGTCCTTAGAGATATTAGAATCGCGGGTACGTGAATAATTTGTGCGAACAttaaagaaattgtaataaaaaaaaaaaaaaaatttttctttgcgaaataaattatctagaGCTTAACATCTTTCCAATATGTTTCGTTTTACTTTTGCATAGTTATCTTCTATACCTGGTTTAGAACAAGAAAATCGTAAAGAATCAGGTAATATTAATGAGAATGATACGAGTAAATTAGAGGAAGTAGAAGCACGCAAAGTGGACGAACCTGATAACAGTGAAGTAGATCCTAAAGACGAAGAGACAGAAGTACAGTCTGCGGCTAAAGATCCT
This sequence is a window from Anoplolepis gracilipes chromosome 10, ASM4749672v1, whole genome shotgun sequence. Protein-coding genes within it:
- the Ccdc53 gene encoding WASH complex subunit 3; translated protein: MSDYKIPIIEPTIDYTKVPPINQKRTVSFINHFITHTVTFLNKFALCCEERLFEFENKLQKLEASLEILESRLSSIPGLEQENRKESGNINENDTSKLEEVEARKVDEPDNSEVDPKDEETEVQSAAKDPRYEKYFKMLHFGVPKQAVKLKMEQEGLDTSILDNPQQIVSILRSSDNGENRSE